One Gaiella occulta genomic region harbors:
- a CDS encoding YggS family pyridoxal phosphate enzyme: MNADAVRAAYEAIRAEAGPGVTVVAATKYVPLEDMAALVEAGIEVVGENRAQDMVRKHDRYGDAFRWHFIGTLQSNKVKLVNGVCELVHSLDSHSAARRLTVPALLEVNLAGESSKSGVAEREIEEYMERYPLIRGLMTMPPFAQDPEQSRPTFRRLAQLARDFGLPDISMGTSQDWRVAVEEGATLIRVGSTLFR; this comes from the coding sequence ATGAACGCCGACGCCGTGCGGGCCGCCTACGAGGCGATCCGAGCCGAGGCCGGCCCCGGCGTGACCGTGGTGGCGGCGACGAAATACGTGCCACTCGAGGACATGGCCGCGCTCGTCGAGGCCGGCATCGAGGTGGTGGGGGAGAACCGGGCGCAGGACATGGTGCGCAAGCACGACCGCTACGGGGACGCGTTTCGCTGGCACTTCATCGGCACGCTGCAGTCGAACAAGGTCAAGCTCGTCAACGGCGTCTGCGAGCTCGTGCACTCGCTCGACAGCCACTCCGCCGCGCGCCGGCTCACGGTGCCGGCGCTGCTCGAGGTGAACCTCGCCGGCGAGTCGTCCAAGAGCGGGGTGGCGGAGCGCGAGATCGAGGAGTACATGGAGCGGTACCCGCTCATCCGGGGCCTGATGACGATGCCGCCGTTCGCGCAGGATCCGGAGCAGAGCCGGCCGACCTTCCGCCGGCTCGCACAGCTTGCCCGCGACTTCGGTCTGCCCGACATCTCGATGGGTACCTCGCAGGACTGGAGGGTCGCCGTCGAGGAGGGCGCGACGCTGATCCGCGTCGGCAGCACCCTGTTCCGCTGA
- a CDS encoding CCA tRNA nucleotidyltransferase translates to MPTAVRRYVRSLGLDAYVVGGAVRDELLGVPHADEDFLVPGVDHAGLRAALEPHGRVEEMEVHGQLVGVRLFPRDPDVRALAPAGIELTPPRAERSTGPGHRDFAIVSGADIAIAEDMARRDFTVNAIARRLADGSLVDPFGGLADLARRILRTVSRDSFREDPLRLLRGLRFVSQLGFEPAGETFAQMRMEAAGLEHVSAERIGGGIAADGMGELSKLLLGAQPARALRLARDAGVLERVIPEIRAAFGYRIPSARQPLPLDEHVFAAVQAAADHGAPLEVRLAALLHDLGKPEADAAGTDHAQVGARLAGAALSRLRYPARVRRHVTRVVAGHAFRLDGPVDGRRARRFLAEHGERGARDLVELKAADLAAKSVPERELAALSALCDALERERESPHRLQDLAVDGNDLIAAGIPAGPRLGSILRALLDEVVEDPSRNRRAWLLARAAKESA, encoded by the coding sequence TCGGCCTCGACGCCTACGTCGTCGGCGGCGCGGTGCGGGACGAGCTGCTCGGCGTGCCGCACGCCGACGAGGACTTCCTCGTGCCCGGCGTCGACCATGCCGGGCTGCGGGCGGCGCTCGAGCCGCACGGCCGCGTCGAGGAGATGGAGGTGCACGGCCAGCTCGTCGGCGTGCGCCTCTTCCCGCGCGACCCGGACGTGCGCGCGCTCGCGCCCGCGGGCATCGAGCTGACGCCGCCGCGGGCGGAGCGCTCCACGGGCCCCGGCCACCGCGACTTCGCGATCGTGAGCGGGGCCGACATCGCGATCGCGGAGGACATGGCGCGCCGCGACTTCACCGTCAACGCGATCGCCAGGCGGCTCGCGGACGGGTCGCTCGTCGACCCGTTCGGCGGTCTCGCCGATCTCGCGCGGCGCATCCTGCGCACCGTCTCCCGCGACAGCTTCCGTGAGGATCCGCTGCGCCTGCTGCGCGGCCTGCGCTTCGTCTCCCAGCTCGGCTTCGAGCCGGCGGGGGAGACGTTCGCGCAGATGCGCATGGAGGCGGCGGGGCTCGAGCACGTGTCGGCCGAGCGCATCGGCGGCGGCATCGCGGCGGACGGCATGGGGGAGCTGTCGAAGCTGCTCCTCGGGGCGCAGCCGGCACGCGCGCTTCGCCTCGCGCGCGACGCGGGCGTGCTCGAGCGCGTCATTCCCGAGATCCGCGCCGCCTTCGGCTATCGCATCCCGTCCGCGCGCCAGCCGCTGCCCCTGGACGAGCACGTCTTCGCCGCCGTCCAGGCCGCGGCCGACCACGGCGCGCCGCTCGAGGTGCGGCTGGCGGCGCTGCTGCACGACCTCGGCAAGCCGGAGGCCGACGCGGCCGGGACGGACCACGCACAGGTCGGCGCGCGCCTGGCGGGGGCGGCGCTCTCGCGCCTGCGCTACCCGGCGCGCGTGCGACGGCACGTCACGCGTGTCGTCGCAGGCCACGCCTTCCGGCTCGACGGCCCGGTCGACGGCCGCCGCGCCCGCCGTTTCCTTGCCGAGCACGGCGAGCGCGGCGCCCGCGATCTCGTCGAGCTGAAGGCGGCCGACCTGGCCGCGAAGTCGGTGCCGGAGCGTGAGCTCGCGGCGCTCTCGGCCCTGTGCGACGCGCTCGAGCGCGAGCGCGAGAGCCCGCACAGGCTGCAGGATCTCGCCGTCGACGGCAACGACCTCATCGCCGCCGGCATCCCGGCCGGACCCCGGCTCGGATCGATCCTGCGCGCGCTGCTCGACGAGGTCGTCGAGGACCCGTCGCGGAACCGGCGGGCATGGCTTCTCGCGCGCGCGGCGAAGGAGAGCGCATGA